From Aegilops tauschii subsp. strangulata cultivar AL8/78 chromosome 5, Aet v6.0, whole genome shotgun sequence:
GAGAAAAATACATATTCAACCCCTTATTTGTGAAAACTTGACAAAAAAATGAAAGTGTTCAAAAACTTTGAAGGCATTATGTTAAATCAACAATGTCGTGGTGATCATCCCGGGGAGACCAATTCTCTCCGTAAGTGTTAGACAAGGCGCTGTAAATAACTAAAATGATACTTTCTCGCATGTATGTCTTTCATCATCGATTCCATGTTTTCCATGCAGATCCAACATGGGCAAAGTTGATCGTCGGGGCCGCGTTGGTAACATGGGCTTTGGTCGTGCTCATACTTGCTCTCTGCATAATTTCTTGTATCTGTCTCTGCCTTTGCTGTCACCGTCGAAGGCGCAGTAACACGAAGAAAACCAAACAATCGTTGAAAGCGTTGACAACACTATTTCGCGgcgaacttgtcgatggcgagcTCGACCAAGGACTCTCTGGGCCCCGACGATTTTCTTTCGAGGAGCTCGCTGCAGCGACGGATAACTTCTCCAATGACAGGGCGCTCGGGAGAGGAGGCTTTGGGTCTGTGTACCAAGGGTTTATGAGCGACATGAACCGCGAAGTGGCTGTCAAGAAGGTGTCAGAGACATCTCATCAGGGCTGGAAGGAGTTCCTCTCGGAGGTGCGGATCATTAGTCGGCTGAGGCACCGCAACCTCGTGCAGCTCATCggctggtgccatggcggcgatGAGCTCCTCCTTGTCTACGAGCTGATGCACAATGGCAGCCTCGACACTCATTTGTACAGATCCGACTACGTGCTGACATGGCCTGTTAGGTATGTTGCTACTTTTTGTCCCCAAAAAAAGTATGTTGTGACTTTCTAGTTAATCAATCGTTTGAACAAATCTTAGCACAATAATTTGCTACGTATAAGGGATTCGTCACTCCTTGTCAAAATAAAGAAGCAATTCCTCACTTCTCTCATTCTCTGCCATACTAGGTACGAGATAGTGCTCCCTCACTTCTCTCATTCTCTGCCATACTAGGTACGAGATAGTGCTCGGCATAGGTTCCGCACTTCTGTACTTGCATCAAGACACAGAGCAGCGTGTGGTGCACAGGGACATCAAGCCAAGCAACATCATGCTAGATGCCTCCTTCACGGCCAAGCTCGGCGACTTCGGGCTCGTGCGGCTCATCAATGATGGCCAGATATCGTACATGACTGACACAGCTGGCACAATGGGGTACATCGACCCGGAGAGCATGCTGGCCGGCACAGCGAGCGTCGAGTCGGATGTGTACAGCTTCGGGGTCCTCCTCCTCGAGGTCGCATGTGGTCGGCGGCCAGCTCTAGTCCAGGAAGACGGTGGTGCCGTCCACCTGGTGTCATGGGTGTGGGACTTGTACGGCGGAGGATCAATCCGTGCCGCCGCCGACGAGCGACTTAGGGGGGAGTTTGACGGTGCAGAGATGGAGGGTGTTATGGTCGTGGGGCTCTGGTGTGCGCACCCTGACCGTGGCATGCGGCCATCCATCAGGCAAGCGATGAACGTGCTGCGGTTCGAAGCGCCATTGCCGAGCCTCCCGGCAAAGATGCCGGTGGCGACCTATGGGCCGCCGACTAATCCTTTGACTTCAGGAACTTTGGTGCTGAGCAGCAGCATCAGTGGCCGGTGAAGGCGTTCCTACCAGTACACATGGACCACCAACGATGGACTTTCTAGTTACGGACTGATGTGGCATATCATTTTGTGTGTCCGGTCTAATTGAAAAGCACTGGGCCTACATCGCAAATTCGATGTGTGTTCGCTAGTTAAATTCTCCATTTCTCACCCAAAAATAAAAACTTCTAGTACCACGAGCAGAAAGAGCCAAGTACTGACATAAAGTGTTGCAGCCATTGAGCGTCTATAGAACAAACCCGATGTATATTGCCGGATCATTTGTATTTTGCAAAGAAACTCTTTTTTGCTCACATAAAGCAAATGCATGTGAAATTTCGCAGTTTCATCTCTAGCAGCTGCTTAGAACTATTTCCAGCATGGTAAAAGCATGCGGTGTCATATGGTTCTTTATCATTTCGGAGGAAGCCACTCAGCTCCCTGTAAAAGCAGAGTCACCCAAAGCAGGTCAACCCGAGTTCCCTCCAAGAAGATCATTTCACTACCACCGACAGTCGTGTACCGCTGGGATTGCTGCTCATCAGCTCATGGATTCAAATAATTCAACTCTAATTTGGAAACTTCCTAATGAGAGTTGGAATGTTTCCTACTGGATATCAGGGGCTTTGTGCCATATGAAATCTTCTGGATCCGATTGTGTCATCAGTAGATTTTTCCTTCAGTTAAGTTATATGTGGGTTTGGCTCCTCTGCTGTTACGTTCATACTCTACCGGTGTTTAAGGTATTTAGATCAGTCATCCATTCCAATCCAATGGCTCTCattccttcccctctctctctctctctctctctctctctctctctctctctctctctctctctctctcttttttgagGGACTCATTCCTTCCTCTTAATTCTGCTAGTCAGTGGCAGAAAACTCTTTGTGGAAGGGAAATCCCATGCGGCTGTAGCCAAATAGCGCTATTATTTTTCCTTGAACCAGATAAGTGTGGCGTGCTCTCAGTTGTTGTAGGAGATGGGATCATACGGACTTGTATTTGTAATTTGTTTTATTTTGGAAGGTACGTACAAGTAAATTGAAATCTTGTTCATTTCTTGGGTGTGACAAGTGCTCAGTTGACTTAGATTTGGTTAAGTCTAAGTCGGTTGATATCAGCATGTTTCTACgttatttttctatttttatgttttcctacatttttttaagtgcagGTGAAAAAATTAAGAATTTAAATATGTTTTCGCCTTGGAAAATTAAGATCAAAATGATTTACCAAAACAAATAATCCGTTACACCATGGCATGCTTTATCTTTTCTTACATTTTAAAATGTTACAAAATATTCCATGAAAGAgaacaaaataaaaaatacaaAAGATTATTTTTCAATTAAAAAAAGCCATGACCCATGCAGTAAATTTGTCATGCTACAAAATTAGAATTTACCATGATAGAAAACAAAAGcaaaaatataaaatattatTCTTCAGTAAGTTTGCCATGACCCATGAAGTAAAGCTTCCATGATACAAAAGATAACTTCCAATGTTCCATGTAGTACAATTTCCCGTGGTACAGAGCATAGCGAAAAACAGGATTTCTAAAGTAAATTTCCATCACCCACGAAGTAATTTTGCCATGATATAAAGAAAGAAATTTCCACGTTCCATGTAGTACATTTTTGCCATGGtttaaaagaaaaataaattgccatggtccaaaaaaaatagaaaaagatTTTCGTGTTCCATAAAGTAATTTTCCCATTGTTAAAAAATGGAATTTCCGCTTGCCATGGCACTAAAAAACGAATTTTGCCGATGTCGAAAAGAAAGAAATTTTGCCATGGTTCAAACATAATTTTCCATGACAGAATTTGGAGAGTTTCTAAATAGTCGCATGGCAAAATAATCATAAATTTGCCATAATTCCTTTTTAGGAGTTTGTCAATACTCGCATCGCAAATTTAAAAGAACTTACGTTAAAACATATATATTGTTTGATTCTTGCATAAAATTATTGCTATGGCATTTTTAGGTACAAAcatctttttttttcttcgagCCATTTTTGATCTGATTCGTTTGTACATGATGGCAGTTTTATTTTATATCACATGGCAGTTCGCTTAATTGTGTCTGTATATATATTATATAGCTATTCAATGTCAGGTCTAATATCAATTTTTTAGCCTTTGGTAGTAATCACAGAAAATAGCGATGATCCACTTCTGAGCTCAGGCTCATCTGCACTCGCgctggaaaaaaaatcaaaacaaatactgaAAAATTTCAATAAAAATCCAATTATTTTTGcatggtagataatttgatgcgtgagggCCGCTTCAATTTTCAAATCATTTGATCTCTGAGCagctctcggcaaaaaagacGAATTCGAGGTTTGTAAAAAAAGTTTACTGTTCATGAATTGTTCTTAccagatttgtcttttttgctgagagctctTCAGATGTGCAAATAATCTGAAAATTGGAACAGACCTCGCACAATAAATTTTCTACCGtgcaaaaaaaatgattttttttgtaATGCTTCTCCTGAAAGGGTGCTGATGAGCCTGGGCACCGAAATTCTGCACTCCAGGAAATAAAAACGATTCTGCGGCCTATATCAATCCCACGTCTAAGGACTAAAATAGCCTAAACGTGAGGGGgagtgttgaaatatattgcccgCCTCTCTCCATTAGTTCGGACTTTTAAATAAATTGATTGGAGCATGAATTCAATAGTGTGCTCGCGCTGGGTTTTTTTTTCTTGCAAATATCTGTTTTGCGGATAACGCACTGGGGGGTTCCGGGAGCGAACAGAATCGTTCGCTCGATCGAATCCCCCAGGCGAAAGTAGAAGCCGAGTCGGTAACTTACTACTGTAGTCATCTATTCCTAGGTATACTTGTTATATACATGTGTATTGGCGGCAGCTATCATCACAGAATATCGATCGGGGGCAGACTAGCCTCGTTAGACGAGGCTTAGCTTTGCACGACGGTGGATCGATAAGAAGCCAGCCTCTGCGTCGTTCGTCGGCGTCGTCCAAGAGTGCTCGGCGCCGTGAATTGGACAAACAACGGCTACCATGGCACCTCAAGAAAAGAAAAgtgagtaaatagcataaaactattACTTTACAGGTTAGGGTTCTAAAAACTACTGGTTTTTAATTTTTCTCAGATAACTACCAAGTGAGCGgtcggctgtttcaaaaaaccctAATCATAGAGTGCTTTAAAATTGATCGCGATTACGACAGTTGGGACCCGCATGTAAGAAAACCGTTTGTTTGACCGTCTGTTTGACCGTTACCTTACAtgtggggtccacatgtcagtgtcCCTTTGTCATATTCTAATATAAAAATTATGTTCTTTATACATTTACAGACAACCCCTATAGGTTTTCTAAAAAAAGCAATCGGGTTCCTGAATGTTTTTTAAAAAAGCAATCAGGCCCTTGAGGATAACCCGCGTGCGCTAGAGAAACGGCGTCGGCAGCTCGTCGGCGGCCAAATCACCGGCCAGGCGAAAGGAGGCGGGCCCACTGGGTGGCGGAGTTCCCTGCCGGCCACCGCCGCTGCTCCTGGCCATGGCGCGCGGTGGCCCGTGCTCTTGTGCGCGGCGGCTTGAGCCCCTGGCCATGGCGCGCGGTGgcccgtgctcctgtgcgcggcGGCCTGAGCCCCTGGCCATGGCGCGGCTGATGGCGGCCCGTGCTCCTTGGGCGGCTGGTGGCGGCTCGTTCTTTTAGCGCTGCTGGCGGCGACCCTTGCGGGCATGCTCCTAGCCATGGCACACGGATGCCAGCGACATGTGCTCCTGTGTTGCGGCTGCTCCTCCGCGCGACCTTCATTCCCGTCATCGACCTTGTCTTAGCGCGCAACGGAtggtggaggtggccgtcggcgGGTAGGGGTAGTCGGGCAaggggagaggaagaagaaagagccAAAGGAGAGAAGAGAAGATAGAGGAAGAAGAGATAACTTACACGTGGGTCTCACATGTAAGGTCACGGTCAAACATAACGGTCAAACAATCGGATTGTTTAGAGGTGGGCCCGACCTGTCATAAAATGGTTTAAATCGATAGCAACAAGTGTTTTGGGTTTTTTGAAATAGTCGACCGCTCAATTGGTAGTTATCTGAGAAAAATTAAAAACCGGTAGTTTTTTGAAACCCTAGCCTGTAaagtagtagttttatgctatttactcaaagaaaagtaaactagctgcCACCATGGCACCAGGACCGCCGCCAACACTCCCGAACGAGCTTGTAGAAGAGATCCTCGTCCGCATCCCGCCCGACGATCCGGCCAGCCTCCTTCGTGCCTCCCTCTTCTGCAAGTCCTGGAGCGAGGTCGTCTCCCGCCGTGGGTTCCACCGCCTCCTCCATGATCTCCACCGAGCACCCCCGGTGCTCGGGTATCTCCATGACTACGAGGACATGCCCGAATTCATCCCCGCCACCGCATCGCCACCATTCTCCCTCGCCGTTCCCGACCGCCGGCTCTGACAGGCCGTCGACTGCCGCCACGGCCGCGCCCTCTTCCTGTCCAACCCCAAGTGCCCGTATACCGAGGAACTCCTCATGTGGGAGCCAATCACAGGTGCCCAGCAGTGCATACCGGTGCCCGCAGCATTCCAGAGTGGCCGCACAACCGCCGCCGTGTTCTGCATAGCAGATGGCTGCGACCACTGCCATTGCCACGGAGGTCCCTTTTGCGTGGTCTTCGTCTTCTCCGTCGACGACGAAGACATACGGGAAGGCGCCGTCGAGCaggagtaggaaaaggggcttttaccccggttggtaagggccttttgtcccggttttcgaaccgggactaaagggtcgttactaaagccctaaccctttagtcccggttcttacacgaaccgggatagaaggtcctccacgtggccgctgctgccagcccaggcaggggggcctttggtcccggttggtgccaccaaccgggaccaataggcaggccCTTTT
This genomic window contains:
- the LOC109738820 gene encoding uncharacterized protein, whose protein sequence is MRHRLLLLLVFLLPHETLSGTTAAASCNRWCGGTKVPYPFGFSDGCPIALSCDANTSTPILPYRGDNGTSPYHVVFFNSTASSFVVSLPPSCARSVSDVRKALSGRSYDVSFRTVLILRGGCRGSSDAAAGAGCSVPASAVSRLLRTAQCGRNDTSTEVACVASAAPNATVARAVSLFWEKVEEQKCDDVLTSAVFMNTAEGTVSPEFKTAELGWWVNGTCAGGEAGGQCVPQTATCSDVETPSGVSGYRCACMAGSYGDGYAAGDGCNVDPTWAKLIVGAALVTWALVVLILALCIISCICLCLCCHRRRRSNTKKTKQSLKALTTLFRGELVDGELDQGLSGPRRFSFEELAAATDNFSNDRALGRGGFGSVYQGFMSDMNREVAVKKVSETSHQGWKEFLSEVRIISRLRHRNLVQLIGWCHGGDELLLVYELMHNGSLDTHLYRSDYVLTWPVRYEIVLGIGSALLYLHQDTEQRVVHRDIKPSNIMLDASFTAKLGDFGLVRLINDGQISYMTDTAGTMGYIDPESMLAGTASVESDVYSFGVLLLEVACGRRPALVQEDGGAVHLVSWVWDLYGGGSIRAAADERLRGEFDGAEMEGVMVVGLWCAHPDRGMRPSIRQAMNVLRFEAPLPSLPAKMPVATYGPPTNPLTSGTLVLSSSISGR